From the genome of Lysinibacter sp. HNR:
AGAGCTTGCTCTTGCTGAGAAAACCGATGAAGAGGCGGCTTCGCTTGTGCTTGATGAGGTACTGGCGTCTTAGGCATCGCAGCTATCCGCGATTCTATGAGTGCCTGTAGCTTCAGTGAAACGACCTTCTGCCCGTGATGCTTCACTTCCTCGAGTCGCCGTTATTCTGGTGGCAGCAGGAAGCGGCACTCGTTTAGGGCTTGGAATCCCCAAGGCATTTGTGCCGCTTGCGGGGCGAACCATTCTCGAGTGGAGCCTCAGCGCCGTTGCGCAATCAGCCCGTGTGGCGCAGATTATTGTAGTAACGCCCGACGGTGAGCAGAGCTTTTCCGTTGAAGAAGCCCTGCGTAGTATCACGAGGGTGCGTCCTCAGACACCACCGGTATCCGTGGCGGTTGTTGCGGGAGGTGTAAACCGAACCGAGTCGGTGCGGGCTGGGTTGGCGTCTTTGATCCCAGAGATTGATACCGTTATGGTTCACGATGCGGCCCGGGCGGCAACACCCCCTGAGGTTTTTGATCGTGTTGTGAGTGCAATCTCTTCCGGCGCGGTCGGGGCGGTCCCCGTTCTCCCCGTGGTGGACACCCTCAACTCAGTGGGCAAAGAAGGCGTGTTGGGGGACATCGTTGACCGCTCTACAGTGGTTCATATACAGACCCCTCAGGGTTTTGCGCGGACGCAGCTTGTTGCGGCGTATAACGCTGTGGAGGGCCGGGAATTTAGCGATGATGCCTCGGTAATGCGTGCTGCGGGACATGAGATACGGAGCGTTACCGGTGATCAGAAATCTTTGAAAATTACCACACCACCAGACCTGGAAAGGGTGGCGTCATGGTTAGAAAAATCGATGGGAGGATCCCTGATGCGGGTGGGAACAGGAACCGATGTTCACCGTTTTGATCCCGGTGAAGAGCTATGGTTAGCGGGTCTCTACTGGCCGGAGGAATCTGGCCTAGCGGGGCACAGCGACGGCGATGTGGTTGCCCATGCGATAGTCGATGCCCTTCTCTCGGCCGCAGGGCTCGGGGATATCGGGGGTCTTTTCGGGACCGAAGAGGAGAAATTTCAGGGAGCACACGGCGAGGTTTTCCTCAAGGAGACAGCGCGCTTGCTTACACAAGAGGGGTTTATCATCCGTAATGTGGCGGTTCAACTCATCGGTGTCCGACCTAAGGTTAGCCCGCGTCGGCTCGAGGCTGAACGGGTTTTGAGCGAGAGCATTGGTGCTCCGGTGTCGCTTTCTGCAACCACCACCGACGGCCTGGGATTTACCGGACGCGGTGAGGGGCTGTGCGCGATCGCTACGGCTCTTATTGCGGTCGTGGACGGGTAGCATTTCGCTGGGCAACGTATTTGAGGGGATTCTGCAGGGTTCTATCTGCGTTTCTTGTAACACGGGCAGAACACACAAGTAGGCTTATAGAGTGACCCAGCGACTCTACGATTCAAAAACCCAACAGCTTGTTGACTTCTCACCCCGTGAGGTGGGCAAGGTAGGAATGTACGTCTGTGGCCCAACCGTGCAATCAGCCCCGCATATCGGACATCTCCGAAGTGCGCTTGTGTACGATCAGATGCGCCGCTGGTTCAGCTATCGGGGTCTAGACGTGACGCTGGTGCGTAACGTGACGGATATCGAAGATAAGATTCTGGATAACGCGGCGGTGGCCAAGTTAAAAGGGTCGTGCGAGGAATGGTGGGCGCTGGCCTATCGAATTGAGCGCCAGTTTAACTCGGCGTATGACGCCCTGGGTATTCAACCACCCACCTATGAGCCGCGGGCGACCGCAAACATTCAGCAGATGATTGATCTCATCATACGGATCATCGAGCGAGGCCATGCGTATCCTGCCGACGATGGTAGTGCCAACGTGTATTTTGATACTGGGTCCTGGGAACCTTATGGGGAGTTGACCCATCAGGACATCAACAAGATGGAACCTGCGGCAGACTCGGATCCGCGTGGAAAACGTAATCCGCATGATTTTGCATTGTGGAAGGCGCACAAGGCCCAGGAGCCGGAGTCCGCGGCGTGGGAATCCCCGTGGGGCAGGGGGCGCCCAGGGTGGCATATTGAGTGCTCAGCGATGTCAACCCGCTATCTCGGCTCGGCCTTTGATATTCACGGGGGAGGGTTAGACCTGCGTTTTCCGCACCACGAAAACGAGCTTGCACAATCGCGTGCTGCGGGTGACCATTTTGCTACCCATTGGATTCACAACGGTTTGGTGAACGTGAACGGACAGAAGATGTCTAAATCACTGGGTAACTCAGTCTTTGCTGATGATCTGCTGTTGCAGGCGCGCCCCCTAGCCATTCGATATTTTCTAGGATCTGCTCATTATCGTTCGAGCCTTGACTACACCCCGGAATCTTTGGCAGAGGCCGAGGCAGCGCTTAACCGCATTGAGGCTTTCCTCCGTCGCTGGCAACAGGAGGTGGGTGGTCTATCTGAGGAACAGCTTGACAGGGCTCGGGCGCCGGAGGCTTTTGGCGCGGCTATGCTTGATGACTTTGCGCTCCCACAGGCGCTTGCTGTGTTGCATGAGACCGTTCGAGCGGGCAATACTGCCCTTGACACCGGTAAGAAAGACAAGGCAACCGGCTTCTTCACGGGTGTGTGGGCTATTGTTAACGTTCTCGGTATTAATCCGCTCTCGGAGCACTGGTCTAGTGCGGATGATTCATCCGCGATAGCTGCGCTAGAAACACTGGTTGAACACCTTCTGGTTGAGCGTCAGCGGGCGCGAGAAAACCGTGACTATGAGACAAGTGATCGTATAAGAGACACGCTTAAGCGTGCCGGAATCACGCTCAAAGACACATCTATTGACAAAAATGCAAACGGTTCACACTGGAGTCTTAATGGTTAAGAAACCCCGCGCGGGTGCAGTCCGTAAAAAAAGTAGGGGAGCTACTGTTGGCTCCGGCGGTCAGGGACGTCAGGCGCTGGAGGGGCGAAAGCCAACTCCCAAAGCGGAGGATCGCCCCTATCACCCCGCTGGTAAGGCTAAACTGGCACGCGAACGCTATCTGGCCGCGGGTGGTAGCAAGAAAACGCAGAGAAAAACGGTTGATTCTGCAACCTCACGCGGTAACAAGCGTCGAAAAGAGGATGACGGCGAGCTTGTCACGGGTCGTAACGCAGTGCTTGAGGCGCTTCGCACGCGGCTGCCCGCCACAGCCCTCTACATCGCAATGAGGATCGAAACGGATGATCGTGTTCGTGAGATCACCAAGATTGCTGTTCGCCGTGGTATCCCCGTGCTCGAGGTTATGCGGCCCGAGCTAGATCGTATGTGCAGCGTCGATACGGTGCATCAGGGTGTGGTGCTCAAGGTGCCTCCGTATCAGTATGCTCATCCCCTTGAGATGGTGGATAAGGTTCTCAGCTCGAAGAGAACACCGCTTTTTATCGCAATTGACGGTGTAACCGACCCGCGCAACCTGGGTGCGATCATTCGATCCACCGCGGCTTTTGGTGGGCAGGGCGTTATTGTTCCGCAGCGGCGTTCTGTGGGTGTGACCGCCTCCGCGTGGAAAACTTCGGCCGGTGCGGCAGCGCGTATTCCTGTTTCTATGGCATCAAACCTCACGCAGACGCTTAAGGCTTATAAAGAGCGTGGGATTTTTGTTGTGGGGCTAGACGGCGAGGGTGAGGTATCGCTTCCAGGTTTCGAACTGGCAACCGGCCCTCTTGTGGTTGTTATCGGGAGCGAGGGAAAAGGGCTGTCGCGCCTAGTGAGCGAGACCTGTGATGTGATTCTTTCTATCCCTATTTCATCCGTAACAGAGTCGCTCAATGCCGGGGTAGCCGCCAGTGTAGCGCTGTACGAGATTGCACGGCAGCGCGGGGAAATCCCGGCTTCTTAGAAAGCGAGGAAGCTGAGCCTGCGATTCTCCTTTGCGCGGTATCTGGACTGAGATATGCGTGTGTTCTCGGTGCCGCAGCCGTATACAACCGTTGCGGCACCAAGACATGTCCGAATTAGAGGACGGCTAGGACGGTTGCTCGCCACCTCGTTTCTATCAGTTCTAACCGAATCGCAACCGACCGTGTTCTTGCTCGGGAGTGTATGAGCACGACTGCCTCTATAACGCCCTGTGCGGGACTGGAGTAGTGGATCTTTCCACACGCTAGCGGGATTCTGGAGGGGATTGTCCCCAAGGCCTGATATTTTTGCATACTGAGAATCTGGCGGCGTCGAATTACTGTGATCACCGAGGCTGATGCCCACCGCGCAATGGTTTCAATGTCTCGGGAACCAGCAATAATTTCTACGCTTCCCAGGGCAAGGTTGCGAAGAATCGGAGTGGGGTCGGGGAGAGCGGCTTCAACGGGTCGAACAATCATCGCCTTTGAGCCTGTTCTCTTGTGTATAGGTGACCGAGGAATACTCGTGGGTGCCGGCGGAGGCGTTGACGATATCTCGGGTGGGTTCTGCTGGGTGGGGGCGGAGATTGAGCAGAGCTGGTTGGTGCTCTGTGCCGGGGATATTGAACGCTGATCCTGCACGATCTGTGTGGCGGGTATCATTGGGGCCTTCTTTCGGGGGGTAACAACATAACACTCGATCGGTCACCGTGTGTGGCCGTGTAGGCAGGAAGCTCCTGCCGAGAGTCCTTGTAACTTACGCGATCTGATTAATCTCTGTACAGTACAAAAAAGCCCTGTGGACAAATGCTCTGTCCTCGGAATGCCTTGCTGTCTCGGTCGAACGAGACCGTTAGGCTGATGGTGTGTCTACACTCAGCGATCTCATTAGCCAACACGGTTCAAGTCAAGAGGGAGATATTGAGTGGCTTCACTCCCTCGTGAGGGACGGGCAGCTTTTAGCTGATCTGGCCTTTGCCGATGTTGTGTTTTGGGCACCCACAAACAACAAGAGTTTTATCGCGGTTGCCCATGCTCGACCCTCAAGCGCGGCCACGCTTTTCTATCGTGATGTTGTGACCTCGATGGTTCGGGCTGAGTGGCAGGAACAGGTTGGTGAAGCCTACTTAACAGGAAAGATTATTGAGTCTGCCTCGCCCGCCTGGTTTGAAGAGATGCCGATGAAGGTGCGCGCTATCCCGGTGACCCGCAGTTTCCGCGGGAACTCGGAAGGTCCGGCATCTCCCATCGCGGTGATCACCGCACACACAAACCTGAGCGATACTCGCACCCCTTCCAGACTCGAAGCGGCTTTTACTCGCAGTGCAAACGATATTTTCCAGATGATTGCGGTTGGTGATTTTCCCGATTGGGGAGCCCCTACCGGGCCACGGCGGGGAGCGCCACGCGCATCGGACGGTCTTCTGCGGCTTGATGTCGACGGCGTTGTGACGTTTGCGAGTCCTAACTCTCTCTCGGCTTTTAACCGAATGGGTTTTGTTGATGAGCTTGAGGGTGAGTCTCTCGCCGAGATTACCACCGCCCTGGTATCGGGATCACACACGGTCGACGAATCGTTGCCCGTTGTTGTGACGGGGAGAGCCCCCTGGCGCACCGATGTTGAATCCGGGGGTGTGACCCTCTCGATCCGAGCCATTCCGGTGAAGGCTGATGGTGTGCGGACGGGGGCGCTTGTTCTCACACGTGACGTGTCAGAGTTGCGCCATCAGGAACAAGAGTTGATAACAAAAGATGCCACGATCAGGGAGATTCATCACCGTGTGAAGAATAATCTTCAAACGGTTGCGTCTCTCTTGCGTATTCAAGCACGCCGAGCCCGCTCCGATGAGGCCCAGGAGGCTCTGGGGCAGGCCATGCGACGGGTTGCTGCGATTGCTGTAGTCCATGACACCCTTGCTATTGGAATATCACAGAACGTAGATTTTGACGAGGTATTTGATAGAGTCCTGATGCTTGTGGCAGAGGTTGCGAGCACACACAACACCACCGCGCATCCCAAAAAAGAAGGTGAATTTGGGGTTTTGCCGAGTGAATATGCAACACCGCTTGCCCTAGCGTTGACCGAGCTTGTGACCAATGCGGTTGAGCATGGCCTTGCGGGGCAGGAAGGAAGCGTTACCATTCGCGCGCTTCGCAATGAGGACAAACTGTGTGTTGCGGTCATTGATACCGGCCTGGGGCTCCCGGAAGGCCACGTGGGAACCGGCCTGGGCACGCAGATTGTGCGAACCCTGATTCAGGGCGAGTTGGGTGGAACAATTGATTGGCACACCAGTGTTGGTTCCGGTACGGAGGTTACCATTGAGATTCCGTTGCGCTGGTTAAAAGCCGCTGAGGAGACCGGCCGCGTCGACGCCTGATAAGAATAAATGGCGGATGCTCACACAGTAAAAGTTGTTCGGGAGGAATCGTGAAGGTTGTTTTTGCGCCGGACTCTTTCAAAGGGAGCATCAATGCGCTTCGAGCCGCACAGGAGCTTGCTCGGGGATGGTCTTGTGTTCGGGAACAGGATGAGCTTGTTCTTGCTCCGATGGCAGACGGTGGTGAAGGCACCCTTGAAGCCGTTCGGTCTGCGCATGAGGACTCCCAATTTATGCCGATTGTGGTGCACGGGCCGGACGGGCAGGCGGTGGATACCTCGTGGCTTCTTGTTCGCTCAGAAGCTG
Proteins encoded in this window:
- the ispD gene encoding 2-C-methyl-D-erythritol 4-phosphate cytidylyltransferase, yielding MKRPSARDASLPRVAVILVAAGSGTRLGLGIPKAFVPLAGRTILEWSLSAVAQSARVAQIIVVTPDGEQSFSVEEALRSITRVRPQTPPVSVAVVAGGVNRTESVRAGLASLIPEIDTVMVHDAARAATPPEVFDRVVSAISSGAVGAVPVLPVVDTLNSVGKEGVLGDIVDRSTVVHIQTPQGFARTQLVAAYNAVEGREFSDDASVMRAAGHEIRSVTGDQKSLKITTPPDLERVASWLEKSMGGSLMRVGTGTDVHRFDPGEELWLAGLYWPEESGLAGHSDGDVVAHAIVDALLSAAGLGDIGGLFGTEEEKFQGAHGEVFLKETARLLTQEGFIIRNVAVQLIGVRPKVSPRRLEAERVLSESIGAPVSLSATTTDGLGFTGRGEGLCAIATALIAVVDG
- the cysS gene encoding cysteine--tRNA ligase, with amino-acid sequence MTQRLYDSKTQQLVDFSPREVGKVGMYVCGPTVQSAPHIGHLRSALVYDQMRRWFSYRGLDVTLVRNVTDIEDKILDNAAVAKLKGSCEEWWALAYRIERQFNSAYDALGIQPPTYEPRATANIQQMIDLIIRIIERGHAYPADDGSANVYFDTGSWEPYGELTHQDINKMEPAADSDPRGKRNPHDFALWKAHKAQEPESAAWESPWGRGRPGWHIECSAMSTRYLGSAFDIHGGGLDLRFPHHENELAQSRAAGDHFATHWIHNGLVNVNGQKMSKSLGNSVFADDLLLQARPLAIRYFLGSAHYRSSLDYTPESLAEAEAALNRIEAFLRRWQQEVGGLSEEQLDRARAPEAFGAAMLDDFALPQALAVLHETVRAGNTALDTGKKDKATGFFTGVWAIVNVLGINPLSEHWSSADDSSAIAALETLVEHLLVERQRARENRDYETSDRIRDTLKRAGITLKDTSIDKNANGSHWSLNG
- the rlmB gene encoding 23S rRNA (guanosine(2251)-2'-O)-methyltransferase RlmB; the protein is MVKKPRAGAVRKKSRGATVGSGGQGRQALEGRKPTPKAEDRPYHPAGKAKLARERYLAAGGSKKTQRKTVDSATSRGNKRRKEDDGELVTGRNAVLEALRTRLPATALYIAMRIETDDRVREITKIAVRRGIPVLEVMRPELDRMCSVDTVHQGVVLKVPPYQYAHPLEMVDKVLSSKRTPLFIAIDGVTDPRNLGAIIRSTAAFGGQGVIVPQRRSVGVTASAWKTSAGAAARIPVSMASNLTQTLKAYKERGIFVVGLDGEGEVSLPGFELATGPLVVVIGSEGKGLSRLVSETCDVILSIPISSVTESLNAGVAASVALYEIARQRGEIPAS
- a CDS encoding Rv3235 family protein; protein product: MIPATQIVQDQRSISPAQSTNQLCSISAPTQQNPPEISSTPPPAPTSIPRSPIHKRTGSKAMIVRPVEAALPDPTPILRNLALGSVEIIAGSRDIETIARWASASVITVIRRRQILSMQKYQALGTIPSRIPLACGKIHYSSPAQGVIEAVVLIHSRARTRSVAIRLELIETRWRATVLAVL
- a CDS encoding PAS domain-containing sensor histidine kinase, yielding MSTLSDLISQHGSSQEGDIEWLHSLVRDGQLLADLAFADVVFWAPTNNKSFIAVAHARPSSAATLFYRDVVTSMVRAEWQEQVGEAYLTGKIIESASPAWFEEMPMKVRAIPVTRSFRGNSEGPASPIAVITAHTNLSDTRTPSRLEAAFTRSANDIFQMIAVGDFPDWGAPTGPRRGAPRASDGLLRLDVDGVVTFASPNSLSAFNRMGFVDELEGESLAEITTALVSGSHTVDESLPVVVTGRAPWRTDVESGGVTLSIRAIPVKADGVRTGALVLTRDVSELRHQEQELITKDATIREIHHRVKNNLQTVASLLRIQARRARSDEAQEALGQAMRRVAAIAVVHDTLAIGISQNVDFDEVFDRVLMLVAEVASTHNTTAHPKKEGEFGVLPSEYATPLALALTELVTNAVEHGLAGQEGSVTIRALRNEDKLCVAVIDTGLGLPEGHVGTGLGTQIVRTLIQGELGGTIDWHTSVGSGTEVTIEIPLRWLKAAEETGRVDA